CGCTGATGCAGGTGGCCAGCGGGAAGCGCTTGCCCTTCCACAGCGGGGCGATGGCATCCTCGTCGGCGTAATGGCAGAACTCGCCATCGCGCAGCACGAAGGTGGCACCGTCGCAGCCGGTCAGCTCGCGCGCGGCATGCCGGACTATCTCCTGCACGCCCGCCAGGTCGCGGGCCAGCGACAGCGCCTGCACCACCTGCAGCAGAAACTGCATGCCACGCACATAGAACCCGCTCTCCGGCACCGGCATCACGCCCGACGTCGGCAGCACACCCTGACCCGCTGTCTCGTTGCCCATCCACCCCACCCTGCCGCCGCCACATGCAGCCTTACCAGGCGCACGATGAGGCAGCGGGCCTCGTCATGACAATCCGTAGTTTCGCCTAGAGCGGCAGCCAGCACAGGTGCAGCCAAGCGGACAAACTACGGCCGGAAAAATAAAAAACCACAGGTGGCCGGATCGTCCGGTCACCTGTGGTCTTGTGCGCGTAGCCGTCGAATCAGACCGGCGAGGCGTCCTCGGCCTTGCCGTGGGCGACGAAACGCATCATCCACTCGGCCACCGTGGCGCCCTGGTGCTGTTCGGCCAGGCTGGCCACGGCATTCCGGTAGGCCGGCTCGCCGATGCACTGCTGGCGAATATCCAGCAGCGCCCTGGAGTAGTCATGAACGAACTCCGGATGGCCCTGGAAGCACAGCACCTGGTCGCCGATGCAGTAGGCGGCGATCGGGCAGAACGGGCTGGAGGCCAGCAGCGTAGCGTTGTCCGGCAGCGCGGTGACCTGATCCTGGTGGCTGATCAGCAGCGCCAGCTCTTCCACCGCCGGGCTCATCCAGTGCGCCTTCTCGGCCATTTCATAGCGGTGCACGCCCACCCCCCAGCCCTGCGCCGCGCGCTCGGCACGGCCGCCGAGCAGCAGTGCCAGCAGCTGGTGGCCGAAGCAGATGCCGAGCAGCTTGTCGCCGTTCTCGTAGCGCTTGAGCAGGTAGGTCTTGAGCGTCT
The window above is part of the Pseudomonas alcaligenes genome. Proteins encoded here:
- a CDS encoding amidotransferase translates to MSLRICILETDVLRPELIDQYQGYGRMFERLFAQQPIAAHFEVFNVVKGEYPSDEERYDAYLVTGSKADSFGTDAWIQTLKTYLLKRYENGDKLLGICFGHQLLALLLGGRAERAAQGWGVGVHRYEMAEKAHWMSPAVEELALLISHQDQVTALPDNATLLASSPFCPIAAYCIGDQVLCFQGHPEFVHDYSRALLDIRQQCIGEPAYRNAVASLAEQHQGATVAEWMMRFVAHGKAEDASPV